The Sphingorhabdus sp. Alg231-15 genome has a segment encoding these proteins:
- a CDS encoding VOC family protein, whose amino-acid sequence MELRPFHLAFPVNDLLAARHFYGELLGCEEGRSSDQWIDFNLYGHQIVTHLDTNAKPDATTNAVDGENVPVPHFGVVLTMAQWEALAERLKQHGTKFVIAPTIRFRGETGEQATMFFCDPSGNALEFKAFANDDALFATA is encoded by the coding sequence ATTGAACTTCGCCCCTTTCACCTCGCCTTTCCCGTCAATGATCTGTTGGCCGCCCGTCATTTCTACGGCGAATTGCTGGGCTGCGAAGAAGGCAGAAGCAGTGATCAGTGGATTGATTTCAACCTTTACGGTCATCAGATAGTGACCCATCTCGATACCAATGCAAAGCCAGACGCAACGACCAACGCGGTAGACGGCGAAAATGTGCCCGTGCCCCATTTCGGCGTGGTGCTGACCATGGCTCAATGGGAAGCCCTGGCAGAGCGATTAAAGCAGCATGGGACAAAATTCGTAATCGCACCGACCATCCGCTTTCGCGGTGAAACGGGTGAGCAGGCAACGATGTTTTTCTGTGATCCCAGCGGCAATGCACTGGAATTCAAAGCCTTTGCCAATGATGATGCGCTGTTTGCCACCGCCTGA
- the metK gene encoding methionine adenosyltransferase, with protein sequence MRSEFIFTSESVSEGHPDKVSDQISDAIVDLFLSKDPEARVACETLTTTDRVILAGEVRGKGMIDTDGNWAPGAQEEIQTVVRETVRKIGYEQDGFHWQNLTFENHLHPQSAHIAQGVDESGNKDEGAGDQGIMFGYASDETPDLMPATLQYSHQILKQMAADRHSGKAPFLEPDSKSQVTLRYVNEVPVEATALVVSTQHAPGYYKDSDNPALYEELREYVMGVFHSVLPDGFITDNTVIHVNPTGRFEIGGPDGDAGLTGRKIIVDTYGGASPHGGGAFSGKDPTKVDRSAAYITRYLAKNIVAAGLAKRCAIQLSYAIGVAEPLSINVDLHGTGTVSEEKLEEILPKLVRLTPKGIRTHLGLNKPIYSPTAAYGHFGRKANGDLFTWEKTDLVDALKAAF encoded by the coding sequence ATGCGTTCTGAATTTATCTTTACCTCTGAATCTGTATCCGAAGGCCATCCGGACAAAGTATCCGACCAGATTTCGGATGCGATTGTTGATCTGTTTCTGTCCAAAGATCCCGAAGCGCGGGTTGCGTGTGAAACCCTGACGACGACCGATAGGGTCATTCTTGCGGGCGAAGTACGCGGCAAGGGCATGATCGATACCGATGGTAACTGGGCGCCGGGCGCACAGGAAGAAATCCAGACGGTTGTCCGCGAGACAGTCAGGAAAATCGGCTATGAACAGGACGGCTTTCACTGGCAAAACCTGACTTTTGAGAATCACCTTCACCCGCAATCCGCCCATATTGCACAGGGCGTCGATGAAAGCGGCAATAAGGATGAAGGCGCCGGCGACCAGGGCATCATGTTCGGCTATGCCAGCGATGAAACACCAGACCTGATGCCAGCAACGCTGCAATATTCGCATCAGATATTGAAGCAGATGGCAGCAGATCGCCACAGCGGCAAAGCACCGTTTCTAGAGCCTGATAGCAAGAGTCAGGTGACGTTGCGCTATGTCAACGAAGTGCCGGTTGAAGCGACCGCGCTGGTTGTTTCCACCCAGCATGCGCCCGGCTATTACAAGGATAGCGACAATCCTGCACTGTACGAAGAACTGCGCGAATATGTCATGGGCGTGTTCCATTCCGTGCTGCCAGATGGCTTTATTACCGACAACACCGTCATTCACGTTAATCCTACTGGCCGCTTTGAAATTGGTGGACCGGACGGTGATGCGGGTCTGACAGGGCGCAAAATCATTGTCGATACCTATGGTGGTGCCAGCCCGCATGGCGGCGGCGCTTTCTCTGGCAAAGACCCAACTAAAGTCGATCGGTCTGCGGCCTATATCACCCGTTACCTCGCGAAAAACATCGTTGCTGCCGGTCTCGCCAAACGCTGTGCGATCCAGTTGTCTTACGCCATTGGCGTCGCGGAACCCTTGTCGATCAATGTCGATTTGCATGGCACCGGAACAGTGAGTGAAGAGAAGCTGGAAGAAATACTGCCGAAACTGGTCCGGTTGACGCCAAAAGGCATTCGCACTCATCTTGGCCTCAATAAGCCGATATACAGCCCGACCGCGGCCTATGGGCATTTCGGACGCAAGGCTAATGGCGACCTTTTCACTTGGGAAAAGACCGACTTGGTGGATGCTCTAAAAGCGGCTTTTTAA
- the accC gene encoding acetyl-CoA carboxylase biotin carboxylase subunit translates to MTINKILIANRGEIALRILRAARELGIDTVAVHSTADEDAMHVRLAHEAICIGPPSATDSYLSIPAIISAAEISGADAIHPGYGFLSENAHFAEVVEAHDIKWIGPKPEHIKVMGDKVAAKKTAGDLGIPLVPGSDGAVSDIEVAKQVAAEVGYPVIIKAASGGGGRGMKVVNSESELETQMQQAGTEAKAAFGDATVYIEKYLGDPRHIEFQVFGDGRGNAIHLGERDCSLQRRHQKVLEEAPSPVISEDQREEMGKVCVDAMKGMGYRGAGTIEFLYENGEFYFIEMNTRLQVEHPVTEMITGFDLVREQIRIADGRDLSVKQEELEFKGHAIECRINAENPKTFAPSPGKVVSYHAPGGMHVRVDSGLYAGYSIPPYYDSMIAKLIVYGRTRDGCMMRLARALDEFVVEGVETTIPLHQKLVYDEGFQSGEYTIKWLEEWLEKDEKD, encoded by the coding sequence ATGACCATCAACAAAATCCTGATCGCCAATCGCGGCGAAATCGCGCTTCGCATCTTGCGCGCGGCCCGTGAACTCGGCATCGACACCGTCGCCGTCCACAGCACCGCTGATGAAGACGCAATGCATGTCCGGCTAGCGCACGAAGCCATCTGCATCGGACCACCTTCGGCGACCGATAGCTATCTCAGCATTCCTGCGATTATCTCGGCAGCCGAAATCAGCGGCGCAGATGCGATCCACCCCGGCTATGGATTTCTGTCGGAAAACGCGCATTTTGCCGAAGTGGTCGAAGCGCATGACATTAAATGGATTGGCCCGAAGCCTGAACATATCAAGGTCATGGGCGACAAAGTCGCTGCCAAAAAGACCGCTGGCGATCTCGGCATTCCACTCGTGCCGGGTTCCGATGGCGCGGTAAGCGACATTGAAGTGGCCAAACAGGTGGCAGCTGAGGTTGGCTATCCGGTGATCATCAAGGCAGCCTCTGGCGGCGGCGGACGCGGCATGAAAGTCGTGAATAGCGAATCCGAGCTGGAAACCCAGATGCAACAGGCCGGCACGGAAGCCAAGGCGGCCTTTGGTGACGCAACTGTCTATATTGAAAAATATCTCGGCGATCCGCGCCATATCGAATTTCAGGTCTTTGGCGATGGCCGCGGCAATGCCATTCATCTCGGCGAGCGCGATTGCTCTTTACAACGCCGCCACCAGAAAGTGCTCGAAGAAGCACCTTCCCCCGTGATCAGTGAAGATCAGCGCGAAGAGATGGGCAAGGTCTGTGTCGATGCCATGAAGGGCATGGGATATCGCGGCGCTGGCACAATCGAGTTTCTATACGAAAATGGCGAGTTCTACTTCATCGAGATGAACACTCGCCTGCAGGTTGAGCATCCGGTGACCGAGATGATTACCGGATTTGATCTGGTCCGCGAACAGATTCGCATTGCCGATGGTCGCGACCTTTCGGTCAAACAGGAAGAGCTGGAATTCAAAGGCCATGCGATCGAGTGCCGGATCAACGCCGAAAATCCAAAAACATTCGCACCCTCACCCGGCAAGGTAGTGAGCTATCACGCACCTGGCGGCATGCATGTCCGCGTCGATAGCGGGCTGTACGCCGGATATTCGATCCCGCCTTATTATGACAGCATGATCGCCAAACTGATCGTTTATGGCAGAACCCGTGATGGCTGCATGATGCGACTGGCCCGCGCGCTCGACGAATTTGTCGTTGAAGGCGTCGAAACAACCATCCCGCTGCATCAAAAGCTGGTTTATGATGAAGGTTTTCAGTCCGGCGAATATACCATCAAATGGCTCGAAGAGTGGCTCGAGAAGGATGAGAAAGACTAG
- the aroQ gene encoding type II 3-dehydroquinate dehydratase translates to MSEGKSTNKTVFVLNGPNLNLLGIREPEIYGADTLDDIAGQLEDQSHGLGLDVDIRQSNHEGHLVDWLHEAAADEAQAVILNAGALTHTSIALHDAIKAIDVPVIEVHLSNPAAREEFRHKSLIAPVAKGTICGFGALGYQLALDAAQKF, encoded by the coding sequence TTGTCAGAGGGAAAAAGCACCAACAAGACCGTCTTTGTCCTGAACGGCCCCAACCTCAACCTTCTGGGAATACGGGAACCGGAAATCTATGGAGCCGATACGCTTGATGATATTGCAGGGCAACTTGAGGATCAGTCCCATGGCCTGGGCCTTGATGTCGATATCCGCCAGAGCAATCATGAAGGGCATCTGGTCGACTGGCTGCACGAAGCCGCCGCTGATGAAGCGCAGGCGGTGATCCTGAATGCCGGTGCGCTGACTCACACATCCATTGCGCTTCATGACGCTATCAAGGCGATAGACGTGCCGGTGATTGAGGTGCATTTATCCAATCCGGCCGCACGCGAGGAATTTCGCCACAAGAGTTTGATTGCACCGGTTGCAAAAGGAACGATTTGCGGCTTTGGTGCTTTGGGTTATCAGTTGGCGCTCGACGCCGCGCAAAAATTTTAG
- a CDS encoding UrcA family protein, producing the protein MKHSILSKGLFAAAAIAVTATGFSASASAQNRTITSVAVSYSDLDLTSEDGQETLDGRIRGAVRKVCGSYDSKSLRDMADHGGCVKEAKLSAKRAKVSLIARAEAGTLGNGAMVVGGR; encoded by the coding sequence ATGAAACATTCAATTTTAAGCAAAGGTCTTTTTGCTGCCGCCGCGATTGCTGTAACCGCAACCGGATTTTCGGCCAGCGCCAGCGCACAGAACCGGACGATCACATCAGTGGCAGTGAGCTATTCTGACCTTGATCTGACGAGCGAGGATGGCCAGGAAACACTGGATGGCCGCATCAGAGGTGCCGTCCGCAAAGTCTGCGGTAGCTATGATTCCAAAAGTCTTCGCGACATGGCTGATCATGGCGGCTGCGTCAAAGAAGCTAAATTGTCGGCCAAGCGCGCCAAAGTGTCGCTGATCGCCAGGGCCGAAGCGGGTACGCTCGGCAACGGCGCAATGGTAGTTGGTGGTCGCTAA
- a CDS encoding response regulator — translation MADDTAPALVQLNTLIVDDEPLAIERLQLLCARQKHINLVGTASDGEAAIRLTEQLQPDLLLLDIAMPGMDGLEVAKNLSDLSNPPAIIFVTAFDKFAVEAFGVAAIDYVLKPVETDRLSLAISRVLERKTEQVPLANSKSPWAEEFWVPYKSELRRIAASEINRVEAERDYMRLHVGGEADSDHGGTSYLLHQTITGLEERLNPEHFIRLHRSHLVRRDWIGGLRHDGGGIWIACLKCGTEIRIGRTHLAEAKKLAGR, via the coding sequence ATGGCGGACGATACGGCCCCTGCTCTTGTACAGCTCAACACATTGATTGTTGATGACGAGCCACTGGCAATTGAACGGCTGCAACTTTTATGTGCGCGCCAGAAGCATATCAACCTGGTCGGCACAGCCAGTGACGGGGAAGCGGCTATCCGCCTGACCGAGCAGTTGCAGCCCGATTTGCTGCTGCTCGATATTGCGATGCCGGGCATGGACGGACTGGAAGTTGCCAAGAACCTTTCGGATCTAAGCAATCCGCCCGCGATTATCTTTGTAACCGCCTTTGATAAATTTGCCGTAGAAGCTTTTGGTGTCGCCGCGATCGATTATGTCCTGAAGCCGGTCGAGACAGACAGACTTTCACTTGCCATTTCCCGGGTACTCGAACGCAAAACCGAACAAGTGCCACTAGCCAACAGTAAATCTCCGTGGGCAGAGGAATTCTGGGTACCCTATAAATCGGAATTGCGCCGGATTGCTGCTTCTGAAATCAATCGGGTCGAGGCCGAAAGAGACTATATGCGACTGCATGTTGGCGGCGAAGCGGACAGCGATCATGGTGGCACCAGCTATCTGCTGCACCAGACGATTACCGGCCTTGAAGAGCGACTCAATCCCGAACATTTCATCCGTCTGCATCGGTCTCATCTGGTTCGGCGCGACTGGATTGGCGGCCTGCGGCACGATGGCGGTGGGATCTGGATAGCGTGCTTGAAATGCGGCACCGAAATCCGAATCGGCCGGACTCATCTGGCAGAAGCGAAAAAACTGGCAGGACGGTAA
- the lnt gene encoding apolipoprotein N-acyltransferase: protein MFEPVLRKRHKPTVQILIDLLRKYPFWLSLIAGTLSATGFAPLGLWPISLLALALWIAIIDSVESRKAAFFSGWLFGLGHFVVGLNWIAKAFTFQAAMPEWLGYIAVVLLSLYLAVYPALAALGAWLLGKGRPIIFVLALAGFWIITEWLRSWVFSGFIWNPLGVIAVDGRYALSARSIGTYGLSGVVIGIAGLVGSAVGGIIALKWRIIVRRIFDLAIVALGAATLAMIGSGADRAPSLEQPNITVVQPNIGQQDKWQAGYEEQNLAKLAGLTRREDNEPRILFWPEAAIPDYLETGYPQRYYYGRQPPMVRAQLASLMKPGDVLVLGALKLEFDDTAPPDGRRAIGARNSVFAMDSDRELLGRYDKSHLVPYGEYLPMRPLLSAIGLSRLAPGDFDFWPGPGPRSLELGRFGKAGLQVCYEIIFSGQVVHQEDRPDFIFNPSNDAWFGAWGPPQHLAQARLRAVEEGLPVIRSTPTGISAVITSKGEVVESIPMGQAGRIDTKLPPPENPTLFARYGNILSLGFALILLICAIAIRLRAR from the coding sequence ATGTTTGAACCTGTCCTTCGAAAACGGCACAAACCGACGGTGCAAATTCTTATTGACCTGCTCCGCAAATATCCATTCTGGCTGTCGCTAATTGCTGGCACGCTTTCGGCAACCGGATTTGCGCCATTGGGCCTGTGGCCAATCAGCCTGCTCGCGCTGGCTTTATGGATCGCGATTATTGATAGCGTCGAGAGTCGAAAGGCGGCTTTCTTTTCCGGTTGGCTATTTGGTCTCGGACATTTTGTTGTCGGGCTCAACTGGATCGCCAAAGCCTTTACCTTTCAGGCGGCGATGCCCGAATGGCTGGGCTATATCGCGGTGGTCCTGCTGTCGCTCTACCTGGCTGTCTATCCCGCATTAGCAGCACTTGGCGCCTGGTTGCTCGGAAAGGGGCGACCGATTATATTCGTCCTTGCCCTTGCTGGTTTCTGGATCATTACCGAATGGCTGCGCAGCTGGGTCTTTAGCGGATTTATCTGGAACCCGCTGGGCGTGATCGCGGTCGATGGCAGATATGCCTTAAGTGCCCGGTCCATTGGGACCTATGGCCTTTCCGGTGTGGTCATTGGCATCGCTGGTCTTGTGGGTTCAGCGGTAGGCGGAATAATCGCCCTAAAATGGCGGATCATTGTGCGCAGAATCTTTGATCTGGCCATTGTCGCCCTGGGTGCTGCAACTTTGGCTATGATCGGCAGCGGAGCTGATCGCGCGCCTTCTCTCGAGCAGCCCAATATCACGGTGGTCCAGCCCAATATTGGACAACAGGACAAGTGGCAGGCCGGTTATGAAGAACAAAACCTCGCCAAATTGGCCGGGCTCACCAGACGCGAAGATAATGAACCACGCATTCTTTTCTGGCCGGAAGCTGCGATTCCAGATTATCTCGAAACCGGCTATCCTCAGCGCTATTATTATGGCCGCCAGCCACCAATGGTGCGCGCGCAGCTCGCCAGCTTGATGAAGCCCGGCGACGTACTGGTGCTCGGTGCGCTGAAGCTGGAATTTGACGATACGGCACCGCCGGATGGAAGGCGGGCTATTGGTGCCCGCAATAGTGTGTTTGCAATGGATTCAGATCGCGAATTGCTTGGCCGCTACGACAAAAGCCATTTGGTTCCTTACGGTGAATATCTCCCGATGCGGCCGCTTCTCTCCGCTATTGGTCTGTCGCGGCTGGCGCCAGGAGATTTTGATTTCTGGCCGGGTCCGGGGCCGCGCTCCTTGGAACTGGGCCGCTTTGGTAAAGCTGGACTGCAGGTCTGCTATGAAATCATCTTTTCCGGCCAGGTCGTGCATCAAGAGGACCGACCCGATTTCATCTTCAATCCATCTAACGATGCTTGGTTCGGTGCATGGGGGCCGCCGCAACATCTCGCTCAGGCGCGCTTGCGAGCGGTTGAAGAAGGGTTGCCGGTCATTCGCTCGACGCCCACCGGAATTTCCGCTGTGATAACCAGTAAGGGCGAAGTGGTTGAAAGCATCCCGATGGGGCAGGCGGGCCGGATTGATACCAAATTGCCCCCACCGGAAAACCCCACATTGTTCGCGCGATATGGAAATATCCTGTCGCTGGGATTTGCGCTGATTTTGCTCATCTGCGCCATTGCCATCCGGCTTCGCGCGCGTTAA
- a CDS encoding metal-dependent hydrolase has product MPLMNKLGSAQAEPETIETPTPKDHVITPRDRRFGRDTEEQPGRWWLNDDPVATAFYNSLSLTFPRGEAFFIESVKAFRDVTPEKLQKEIRAFVKQEIIHTREHVALNRRVEESGYDTDKIEKRIAESLELTKGRPAIANLAATMILEHFTAIMAQQFIANPKHFENADKETADLWRWHALEEIEHKGVAYDTWLYATRDWSRWQRWKVKSLMMLIITRNFWTNRYRDSLDLLAQDGFAGLRTKMKLLGFLLFTPGVARKVILPWIKFFLPGFHPWNEDDRHLIDLAESEFEAALLDNVQTATT; this is encoded by the coding sequence ATGCCCCTTATGAACAAGCTGGGCAGCGCGCAAGCTGAACCGGAAACAATTGAAACTCCGACACCGAAAGATCACGTGATAACACCGCGTGATCGCCGCTTTGGCCGCGATACCGAAGAACAACCGGGTCGATGGTGGCTAAATGACGATCCCGTTGCCACGGCTTTTTACAATTCGCTATCCCTTACCTTCCCACGCGGGGAAGCGTTTTTTATCGAAAGTGTGAAAGCTTTTCGCGATGTCACACCGGAGAAGCTCCAGAAAGAAATTCGCGCCTTCGTAAAGCAGGAAATCATACATACCCGCGAACATGTCGCACTTAACCGCCGCGTAGAAGAATCCGGTTATGATACCGACAAAATCGAAAAGCGGATTGCCGAGTCGCTTGAATTGACGAAGGGACGGCCTGCGATCGCCAATCTCGCGGCGACGATGATCCTCGAACATTTCACAGCAATCATGGCGCAGCAATTCATCGCCAATCCGAAGCATTTTGAGAATGCCGACAAGGAAACCGCCGATCTGTGGCGCTGGCATGCGCTTGAGGAAATCGAGCATAAGGGTGTGGCCTATGACACTTGGCTCTATGCGACCCGCGACTGGTCGCGATGGCAGCGCTGGAAAGTCAAATCGCTGATGATGCTCATCATCACGCGCAATTTCTGGACCAATCGCTACCGGGATTCGCTCGATCTGCTCGCACAGGATGGCTTTGCCGGCTTGCGCACCAAGATGAAGCTGCTCGGCTTCCTGCTATTCACGCCCGGCGTGGCGCGGAAGGTCATTTTGCCGTGGATCAAATTCTTCCTACCTGGCTTTCATCCATGGAACGAAGATGATCGGCATCTCATCGACCTGGCCGAAAGCGAATTTGAAGCCGCCCTGCTGGACAACGTGCAAACTGCCACGACTTAA
- the accB gene encoding acetyl-CoA carboxylase biotin carboxyl carrier protein has product MAAKKDSNGNMNVDLDVVRELAGILDGAGLSEIEVEDGDRKIRVSRGGGGAPAPVHAVAAPAPMPAPAAAPATEAASSAAPADDHAGAQKSPMVGTAYLAPDPDAGDFVSVGDKVAVGDTLLIVEAMKVMNPIAAESAGTVKAILVENGQPVEFDQPLVVIA; this is encoded by the coding sequence ATGGCCGCAAAAAAAGACAGTAATGGCAATATGAATGTGGATCTCGATGTGGTCCGGGAGCTTGCCGGGATATTGGATGGCGCTGGCCTCAGCGAGATTGAAGTCGAAGATGGTGACCGGAAAATCCGGGTTTCTCGTGGTGGTGGCGGAGCGCCTGCACCAGTTCATGCAGTAGCTGCACCAGCTCCCATGCCAGCACCCGCCGCTGCACCTGCTACAGAAGCAGCTTCATCAGCAGCACCAGCGGATGATCATGCCGGTGCTCAAAAATCCCCGATGGTCGGCACCGCCTATCTGGCACCTGATCCCGATGCAGGTGATTTTGTAAGTGTCGGTGACAAAGTCGCCGTGGGCGATACATTGCTGATCGTGGAAGCGATGAAGGTGATGAACCCAATTGCTGCGGAAAGCGCTGGCACAGTCAAAGCGATATTGGTTGAAAACGGCCAGCCGGTCGAATTCGACCAGCCGCTCGTTGTGATTGCATAG
- the thiS gene encoding sulfur carrier protein ThiS, whose amino-acid sequence MPEISIQLNGDSKRIAGGMSVADLVRSLDLEPEKVAVERNREIVTRSTLADVTVEDGDQLEIVHFVGGGDHASEIGANDGWSVAGQNFNSRLIVGTGKYKDFEENAAAVEAAGAEIVTVAVRRVNVMDRNQPMLTDFIDPKQVTYLPNTAGCFNADDAIRTLRLAREAGGWDLVKLEVLGEAKTLYPNMRETLEATEVLAKEGFKPMVYCVDDPIAAKQLEDVGAVAIMPLGAPIGSGLGIQNRVTIRLIVEGASVPVLVDAGVGTASDAAVAMELGCDGVLMNTAIAEAKEPVRMARAMKLAVEAGREAYLSGRMGRRMYADPSSPLSGLI is encoded by the coding sequence ATGCCGGAAATTTCAATTCAGCTGAATGGCGATAGCAAGCGTATAGCAGGCGGCATGTCTGTCGCCGATCTGGTGCGGTCGCTGGATCTCGAACCCGAGAAGGTTGCCGTGGAACGCAACCGCGAAATCGTTACCCGCTCGACATTGGCTGATGTCACAGTCGAAGATGGTGATCAGTTGGAGATTGTCCATTTTGTTGGCGGCGGCGATCATGCGTCAGAGATTGGTGCCAATGATGGCTGGAGCGTTGCCGGTCAAAATTTCAATTCCCGCCTGATTGTCGGGACCGGCAAATATAAGGATTTTGAAGAAAATGCCGCTGCGGTCGAAGCTGCGGGCGCAGAGATTGTCACCGTGGCGGTGCGGCGGGTGAATGTGATGGATCGCAATCAACCGATGCTGACCGATTTTATCGATCCCAAGCAAGTAACCTATCTGCCCAATACTGCTGGCTGTTTTAATGCCGACGACGCGATCCGCACTTTGCGGCTGGCGCGTGAGGCAGGTGGCTGGGATCTGGTAAAGCTGGAAGTGCTGGGCGAAGCGAAGACGCTGTACCCCAATATGCGTGAGACATTGGAAGCGACCGAAGTGCTAGCCAAGGAAGGCTTCAAACCGATGGTCTATTGCGTGGATGATCCCATCGCTGCGAAACAGCTGGAGGATGTAGGCGCGGTTGCGATCATGCCCTTGGGCGCGCCTATTGGATCGGGGCTTGGTATTCAGAACCGCGTCACCATCCGTTTGATTGTTGAGGGTGCCAGCGTGCCCGTGCTGGTCGATGCCGGCGTCGGCACCGCCAGTGATGCAGCGGTGGCAATGGAACTGGGCTGCGATGGCGTGCTGATGAACACGGCGATTGCCGAAGCCAAGGAGCCCGTGCGGATGGCCCGCGCGATGAAGCTTGCCGTGGAAGCCGGCCGCGAAGCCTATCTGTCCGGCCGGATGGGGCGGCGGATGTATGCGGATCCATCCAGTCCGCTTTCCGGACTAATCTAA
- a CDS encoding histidine kinase: MRKFDIGNHKPSVGQQVAILSILGFWLFYVVIITLRAAVGDWPAQEELAVRRVFVTILGIAITYMLYRLLRLFEEKALSTRIITAFAGAIPCAIAIAAFNFYMFNVYDPQSLFDEKNMEEMRKYMEQENFALKVIVEDSISRFFFMISWASLYLTLSYASEVRTVERKAARFAQAAQDAELRSLRYQVNPHFLFNTLNSLSTLVMRSQPEEAEEMILNLSKFYRTSLSGDPLEDVALSEEVHLQNLYLDIEAVRFPKRLKTETHIPAELDDVLVPGLILQPLVENAIKHGVAHSKRPVTIAISASAEGDFLKLTVADDGETKSQNKASDQNNGIGLANVRDRLETRFGTQAKLQTHRPETGGFVAELTMPLLADI; this comes from the coding sequence ATGAGAAAATTCGACATCGGAAATCACAAACCATCGGTTGGTCAACAGGTCGCAATCCTGTCGATCCTCGGTTTTTGGTTATTTTATGTGGTCATCATTACTTTGCGAGCCGCGGTCGGAGACTGGCCGGCGCAGGAAGAACTGGCCGTGCGCCGGGTCTTCGTGACCATTCTGGGTATCGCCATCACCTATATGCTATATCGGCTGCTGCGGCTTTTTGAGGAAAAGGCACTTTCCACCCGAATCATTACTGCTTTTGCAGGAGCCATCCCCTGCGCAATCGCGATCGCCGCTTTCAACTTTTACATGTTCAATGTCTACGATCCCCAAAGCCTTTTCGATGAAAAGAATATGGAGGAGATGCGCAAATATATGGAGCAGGAGAATTTTGCGCTTAAGGTGATTGTTGAAGACAGCATCTCGCGGTTCTTCTTCATGATCAGCTGGGCGTCGTTATACCTGACACTCAGCTATGCCTCGGAAGTCCGTACCGTGGAACGCAAGGCGGCTCGTTTTGCCCAGGCAGCGCAGGACGCCGAACTGCGCAGCTTGCGCTATCAGGTCAATCCGCACTTCCTGTTCAACACACTTAACAGCCTCAGCACCTTGGTCATGCGCAGCCAGCCCGAAGAAGCCGAGGAAATGATCCTCAACCTGTCAAAATTCTATCGCACCAGCCTCTCTGGAGATCCGCTCGAAGATGTCGCTCTGTCGGAAGAAGTGCATCTGCAAAATCTCTATCTCGATATTGAAGCCGTACGCTTTCCCAAGCGTTTGAAAACGGAGACGCATATTCCGGCGGAATTGGATGACGTGCTGGTACCTGGTCTGATCCTGCAACCGCTGGTGGAAAATGCGATCAAGCATGGCGTGGCCCATAGCAAGCGGCCGGTGACCATCGCCATCAGCGCATCAGCTGAGGGGGATTTTCTGAAACTGACCGTTGCCGATGACGGTGAAACCAAATCGCAAAACAAAGCCAGCGACCAGAATAATGGCATAGGCCTGGCCAATGTCCGTGACCGGTTAGAGACTAGATTTGGCACTCAGGCCAAGCTACAAACCCACCGACCCGAAACCGGCGGATTTGTTGCGGAACTAACCATGCCTCTGTTAGCGGATATCTGA
- a CDS encoding TetR/AcrR family transcriptional regulator, with translation MALAAARDLLIETGPQAVTLKAVASRIGRTHANLLHHFGSASGLQKSLAQYLTDQVCGSIAEAVLKSRTGEGSVRDIVDLTFDAFDKQGAGALSSWMLLTGNEDALDPIVDAIHALVDEVGEGGHEDREMHEDTLTLVLMALGDALIGERLAGSLDLPRHSARDLAERHLEHALDRWKQEHGA, from the coding sequence ATGGCCTTGGCCGCTGCCCGTGACCTGTTGATTGAAACCGGACCGCAGGCGGTGACGCTGAAGGCAGTTGCGTCCAGGATTGGCCGGACGCACGCTAATTTGCTGCACCATTTCGGGTCCGCATCGGGCTTGCAAAAGTCACTCGCGCAATATCTGACGGATCAGGTTTGTGGGTCTATCGCAGAGGCGGTACTGAAATCGCGGACGGGTGAGGGCAGTGTGCGGGATATTGTCGATCTGACCTTTGATGCATTTGACAAGCAGGGGGCAGGGGCTTTGTCTTCGTGGATGTTGCTAACCGGCAATGAAGATGCGCTGGACCCGATTGTCGATGCAATTCACGCACTTGTCGACGAGGTTGGTGAAGGTGGTCACGAAGACCGCGAGATGCATGAGGACACGCTGACGCTGGTCCTGATGGCATTGGGAGATGCGCTGATCGGAGAGCGGCTTGCCGGTTCGCTCGATCTGCCGAGGCATAGTGCCCGTGACCTTGCCGAGCGGCATCTGGAACATGCACTGGACCGCTGGAAGCAGGAACACGGAGCCTGA